In Treponema denticola, one genomic interval encodes:
- the rpsR gene encoding 30S ribosomal protein S18, with protein MEANMQDNIREGEDKRKGRAFYRKKVCRFCTQKLKIDYKEPDALRRFITERGKILPRRITGTCAKHQRKLAVEIKRARAVALLPFVMNE; from the coding sequence ATGGAAGCTAACATGCAGGATAATATTCGCGAAGGCGAAGACAAAAGAAAGGGCAGAGCTTTTTACCGCAAAAAGGTTTGCCGTTTTTGTACGCAAAAGTTAAAGATCGATTATAAAGAACCGGATGCCTTACGTCGCTTTATAACCGAGCGAGGTAAGATTCTTCCCAGAAGAATTACCGGAACTTGTGCAAAACACCAGCGAAAACTTGCCGTTGAAATTAAGCGTGCAAGAGCTGTTGCATTGCTTCCTTTCGTTATGAACGAGTAG
- a CDS encoding ATP synthase subunit K (produces ATP from ADP in the presence of a proton gradient across the membrane; the K subunit is a nonenzymatic component which binds the dimeric form by interacting with the G and E subunits), producing MTFGFFGAAAALGISAIGSAIGLAIAGQSTIGAWKRCYLNNKPAPFSLVAFAGAPLTQTLYGFLLMNRMLTSSQSDWFLLGLGLVCGVSIAASAIAQGKASASGSDAMAETGKGFVQYITIVGLCETVALFVMVFGMMKC from the coding sequence ATGACTTTTGGTTTTTTTGGTGCTGCTGCTGCGTTGGGTATTTCAGCTATCGGTTCTGCAATCGGTCTTGCAATTGCAGGTCAGTCAACAATCGGTGCATGGAAGCGCTGTTATTTAAATAACAAGCCCGCTCCCTTCAGTTTGGTCGCCTTTGCAGGCGCTCCTCTTACGCAGACTCTTTACGGTTTCTTGCTTATGAACAGGATGCTTACATCATCCCAGAGCGATTGGTTCTTATTGGGCTTAGGCCTTGTTTGCGGTGTTTCTATCGCAGCATCTGCTATTGCTCAAGGTAAGGCTTCTGCTTCAGGTTCCGATGCTATGGCTGAAACAGGAAAGGGCTTTGTACAGTACATTACTATCGTAGGTCTTTGCGAAACCGTTGCTCTTTTCGTAATGGTCTTCGGCATGATGAAATGCTAA
- the rplI gene encoding 50S ribosomal protein L9 produces MKVILNEDVKYLGEEGDIKNVAKGYARNYLFPRNLAVPCNEFTLAHFESRKEEIEAKKAAKRQDAAGLKERLEALSIKVLMPAGPNGKLYGAVTTQTLFDELQKLDFDIERKRIEIPGQTVKSTGVHKAIIKLYENTSAEISFTVEAQITEEKPAKTSDRKGRKPRREDVVSAENTSAEGAEEPSVSEEVQISESEN; encoded by the coding sequence ATGAAAGTAATTTTAAATGAAGATGTTAAGTATCTCGGAGAAGAAGGAGATATTAAGAATGTAGCCAAGGGTTATGCCCGAAACTACCTCTTCCCCAGGAACTTAGCTGTTCCTTGTAATGAGTTTACTCTGGCTCATTTTGAATCACGCAAAGAAGAAATTGAAGCTAAAAAGGCTGCAAAACGCCAAGATGCAGCAGGCCTTAAAGAAAGACTTGAGGCTCTTTCAATTAAGGTTCTTATGCCTGCAGGACCTAACGGAAAACTTTATGGTGCCGTTACAACCCAAACTCTTTTTGATGAGCTTCAAAAACTTGATTTCGATATTGAAAGAAAGCGTATCGAAATTCCGGGTCAGACCGTTAAGAGTACCGGTGTGCATAAGGCCATTATAAAACTTTATGAAAATACCTCGGCAGAAATATCTTTTACGGTAGAAGCTCAAATTACCGAAGAAAAACCGGCTAAGACTTCAGATCGAAAGGGACGCAAGCCTCGCAGAGAAGATGTAGTTTCGGCTGAAAATACTTCGGCTGAGGGTGCCGAAGAACCATCCGTATCTGAAGAAGTTCAGATTTCAGAATCGGAAAATTAG
- a CDS encoding single-stranded DNA-binding protein, with translation MADINHVVLVGRLTRDAELKYTSSGIAVCNFAIAVNRRRKTGDDWSEEASFFDVVLWGRQGEALNQYLVKGKQVAIDGELRQNRWEQDGQTRSKVEIVANNIQLVGGSAGQGGQSQSAPQRQGSYQGGGNNQYNDGNQAPSAYQRRQDPSYDDYQPDMGNSDLDNIPF, from the coding sequence ATGGCAGATATAAACCATGTAGTATTGGTAGGCCGCTTAACTAGAGATGCTGAGCTTAAATATACGTCTTCCGGTATTGCGGTTTGTAATTTTGCTATAGCTGTCAACAGAAGACGGAAAACAGGCGATGACTGGAGCGAAGAAGCAAGTTTTTTTGACGTGGTTCTTTGGGGCCGGCAGGGTGAAGCCCTAAACCAGTACCTTGTAAAAGGTAAACAGGTTGCTATTGACGGAGAGCTTAGGCAAAACCGTTGGGAGCAAGACGGACAAACCCGCAGCAAGGTTGAAATTGTAGCTAACAATATTCAGCTTGTCGGAGGCTCGGCAGGTCAGGGCGGACAATCACAGTCCGCACCGCAGCGCCAAGGATCATATCAGGGCGGCGGAAATAATCAGTATAATGATGGAAATCAGGCACCTTCTGCTTATCAAAGAAGACAGGATCCTTCTTATGATGATTACCAGCCGGATATGGGAAATTCAGATTTGGATAATATTCCATTTTAA
- the rpsF gene encoding 30S ribosomal protein S6 — translation MRNYELMTVFPVEEDLYKPGIDALHSILADFGVQIKSEEPFGDRDLAYEIKKKTKGRYVLFNIEADPAKMIELDKRFKLITQMLTYLFVRLED, via the coding sequence ATGAGAAACTATGAACTTATGACGGTTTTTCCGGTTGAAGAGGATCTCTATAAACCGGGAATAGATGCTCTACATTCAATTCTGGCGGATTTCGGTGTTCAGATCAAATCTGAAGAGCCTTTCGGCGATCGGGATTTAGCTTATGAAATCAAAAAGAAGACAAAGGGACGTTATGTGCTTTTCAACATTGAAGCAGATCCTGCAAAGATGATTGAATTGGACAAGCGTTTTAAGCTGATCACTCAGATGTTGACCTATCTTTTTGTTCGTTTAGAGGACTAA